In the genome of Stegostoma tigrinum isolate sSteTig4 chromosome 29, sSteTig4.hap1, whole genome shotgun sequence, one region contains:
- the phpt1 gene encoding 14 kDa phosphohistidine phosphatase encodes MALTLAELEDVLIDPGGVFKYVLIRVWSESDNPQEKTIVRGWASAEYHADIYEQVSSWIQKHGLQCECQGGGRINHNSAKKTIHVYGYSMGYGRAKHEITTEILKTKYLDYNVTWANEGY; translated from the exons ATGGCGCTCACTTTGGCGGAGCTCGAGGATGTCCTCATCGATCCGGGCGGCGTCTTTAAATACGTCCTCATTCGTGTCTGGAGCGAAAGTGACAACCCCCAGGAGAAGACCATCGTCCGCGGCTGGGCTTCGGCCGAGTATCACG CTGATATCTATGAGCAAGTGTCTAGCTGGATTCAGAAGCATGGTCTGCAGTGTGAGTGCCAAGGCGGTGGTCGTATTAACCATAACAGCGCCAAGAAGACAATCCACGTGTACGGATACTCCATG GGTTATGGACGTGCAAAGCATGAAATCACAACAGAGATCCTGAAAACCAAGTATCTAGACTACAATGTGACCTGGGCGAATGAGGGTTACTGA